One part of the Ralstonia pickettii genome encodes these proteins:
- the tolA gene encoding cell envelope integrity protein TolA, whose product MATTSLHRYEPVRERGTLRAFGLAVLTHVLLIIFLYFGVQWQSSTPRGEEAELWDEAAVQQAVQQAAPVPEVKPEPVIKAPPAKVEEEADIALEQQKRKREQEAAAAREAELARRAAEERAEAQRQARLKEEQQARQAELQRKALAEQRAKEKAAEKAAADAAQARKNAQLQAQAEAKAKAEAEAKQKELKAKAAAEAKAKADAERKASESRANAQRQAQLERLRAMAGAGATGTVAGSGGGVGNAQGTGGTASAGYAERVRAKVKPNILFDPSAVNGNPSAVVSVQMAPDGSILSKRLTKSSGNGAYDEAVMRAVERSDPLPRDTNGKAPSSVILTFRPKE is encoded by the coding sequence ACACACGTTCTGCTGATCATCTTTCTGTACTTTGGCGTGCAGTGGCAGAGCAGTACCCCGCGCGGCGAGGAGGCTGAACTGTGGGACGAGGCGGCGGTTCAGCAGGCCGTGCAGCAGGCCGCGCCGGTGCCCGAGGTCAAGCCCGAACCGGTGATCAAGGCGCCGCCGGCCAAGGTGGAAGAGGAAGCGGATATCGCGCTGGAGCAGCAAAAGCGCAAGCGCGAACAGGAGGCTGCTGCCGCCCGTGAGGCCGAACTCGCTCGCCGCGCCGCAGAAGAACGGGCAGAAGCCCAGCGTCAAGCCCGTCTGAAGGAAGAGCAACAGGCGCGTCAGGCGGAACTCCAACGGAAGGCCCTGGCCGAACAGCGGGCCAAGGAAAAGGCCGCTGAGAAGGCTGCCGCGGACGCAGCGCAGGCCCGCAAGAATGCACAGCTTCAAGCCCAGGCCGAAGCGAAGGCGAAGGCGGAAGCCGAGGCGAAGCAGAAGGAATTGAAGGCCAAGGCCGCCGCAGAAGCCAAGGCCAAGGCCGATGCCGAGCGTAAGGCAAGTGAATCGCGCGCCAACGCACAACGCCAGGCGCAGCTGGAACGGCTGCGTGCGATGGCCGGTGCGGGTGCGACGGGCACGGTGGCGGGTTCCGGTGGCGGTGTCGGCAATGCCCAGGGCACGGGCGGTACGGCGTCGGCCGGATACGCCGAGCGTGTGCGGGCCAAGGTCAAGCCGAACATCCTGTTCGATCCGTCGGCCGTCAATGGCAACCCGTCTGCCGTCGTGTCGGTGCAGATGGCGCCGGACGGTTCGATCCTGTCCAAGCGCCTGACGAAATCGAGTGGCAACGGCGCCTATGACGAAGCCGTGATGCGCGCAGTTGAGCGCTCCGACCCGCTGCCGCGCGATACCAACGGCAAAGCGCCGTCGAGCGTCATCCTGACGTTCCGGCCGAAGGAATAA
- the tolB gene encoding Tol-Pal system beta propeller repeat protein TolB, translated as MNMMRTMWIPMFRRAAQALLLSAACAGVAHAQLNVEISGVGASQYPIAIANFQGEAQAPQNLSAIVRADLARSGRFSNVDVAGAVVPESPAPDLGAWKTKGAAAFVGGTVTRNGDRYEIRFRLYDTAKGESLGGLSLTRGPGQLRLAAHEIADYIYQKLIGERGVFATRLSYVSKVGRRFQLQISDSDGANPQIALTSNEPIISPSWSPDGTKVAYVSFESKKPVVYVHDLVAGRRTVISNQKGNNSAPAWSPDGRHVAVSLSRDGNTQVYLVNADGSGLRRLSRSSAIDTEPSFSPDGRYIYFTSDRGGAPQIYRMSVDGEEAGAAQRVTFKGNYNTSPRVSPDGKLLAYISRVGGAFRLYTQDLSNGDVNALTDTSNDESPSFAANGKFILYATRVGGKSVLAAVSTDGRTRQVLSLQAGEVREPAWGPFMQ; from the coding sequence ATGAACATGATGCGAACGATGTGGATCCCGATGTTCCGACGTGCAGCGCAGGCGCTTCTGCTGAGCGCAGCGTGCGCGGGCGTGGCCCATGCCCAGCTCAACGTGGAGATCTCGGGTGTCGGCGCCAGCCAATACCCGATTGCAATCGCCAACTTCCAGGGCGAAGCACAGGCTCCGCAAAACCTCTCCGCGATTGTCCGGGCGGACCTGGCGCGCAGCGGTCGTTTCTCGAACGTCGATGTGGCCGGGGCAGTCGTGCCGGAAAGCCCGGCGCCTGACCTGGGTGCCTGGAAAACCAAGGGCGCCGCAGCCTTCGTGGGCGGCACCGTGACGCGCAACGGCGACCGCTACGAGATTCGTTTCCGCCTGTACGACACCGCCAAGGGCGAAAGCCTGGGCGGCCTGTCGCTTACGCGTGGCCCTGGCCAACTGCGCCTGGCCGCGCATGAAATTGCCGATTACATCTACCAGAAGCTGATTGGCGAGCGCGGTGTTTTTGCAACGCGTCTGTCGTACGTGTCCAAGGTTGGCCGTCGCTTCCAACTGCAGATATCTGACTCGGATGGCGCCAACCCGCAGATCGCGTTGACGAGCAATGAGCCGATCATCTCGCCGTCGTGGTCGCCGGATGGCACCAAAGTCGCGTATGTGTCGTTCGAGAGCAAGAAGCCGGTGGTGTACGTGCATGACCTGGTGGCAGGCCGCCGTACGGTGATCTCGAACCAGAAGGGCAACAACTCTGCGCCGGCCTGGTCGCCGGACGGCCGTCATGTGGCGGTGTCGCTCTCGCGCGATGGCAATACGCAAGTCTACCTGGTCAACGCCGATGGCTCGGGCCTGCGCCGCCTGAGCCGCAGCAGCGCGATCGATACCGAACCGTCGTTTTCGCCGGATGGCCGGTACATCTATTTCACCAGCGACCGCGGCGGTGCGCCGCAGATCTATCGCATGTCGGTTGACGGCGAAGAGGCGGGCGCTGCGCAACGCGTGACGTTCAAGGGCAACTACAACACGAGCCCGCGCGTGTCGCCGGACGGCAAGCTGCTGGCGTACATTTCGCGCGTGGGCGGTGCCTTCCGCCTGTACACGCAGGATTTGTCGAATGGCGATGTGAACGCGTTGACGGACACCTCTAACGATGAATCGCCGAGCTTTGCGGCCAACGGCAAGTTCATCCTGTATGCCACGCGCGTTGGCGGCAAATCGGTGTTGGCCGCTGTGTCCACCGATGGCCGCACGCGTCAGGTTCTTTCCCTCCAGGCCGGCGAAGTTCGTGAGCCGGCGTGGGGTCCTTTCATGCAATAA
- the pal gene encoding peptidoglycan-associated lipoprotein Pal — protein MSKSQTMIKLAAIAALLALGACSSGVKLDDTAKNGTGGAAGTGADARTVTPVDVGRDELTDPNSPLAKRSIYFDFDSYSVKPEYQGLLGQHSRYLQSHNQRKVLIQGNTDERGTSEYNLALGQKRAEAVRRALSSMGVPDSQMEAVSLGKEKPQATGHDEDSWAQNRRADIVY, from the coding sequence ATGTCGAAGTCCCAAACCATGATCAAACTCGCAGCCATTGCCGCGCTGCTGGCCCTGGGCGCTTGCAGCTCGGGCGTGAAGCTGGACGATACGGCCAAGAACGGTACGGGCGGTGCCGCCGGCACGGGTGCGGATGCCCGCACGGTGACCCCGGTGGACGTGGGCCGCGACGAACTGACCGACCCGAACAGCCCGCTGGCCAAGCGCAGCATCTACTTCGATTTCGACAGCTACTCGGTCAAGCCGGAGTACCAAGGCTTGCTGGGTCAGCACTCGCGCTACCTGCAATCGCACAATCAGCGCAAGGTCCTGATCCAGGGCAACACCGACGAGCGCGGCACCAGCGAATACAACCTCGCACTGGGCCAGAAGCGTGCCGAGGCCGTGCGTCGCGCCCTGTCGTCGATGGGCGTGCCTGACAGCCAGATGGAAGCCGTGAGCCTGGGCAAGGAAAAGCCGCAAGCGACCGGCCACGACGAAGACTCGTGGGCACAGAACCGCCGCGCCGACATCGTCTATTAA
- the ybgF gene encoding tol-pal system protein YbgF: MNTMMKQRAYGAMRRAVLLATLVAGGALTMAGPAAAGVFDDDEARRAIIDMRDKFNNFQSTAAQRIDQNSKNLIDAQNQIETLKSEVARLRGQNEVLQNSVDTLTKQQKDYYADLDARLKKFEPQQATVDGREGMVQPNEKPEYDAALKAFQGGDFKGAGNQFSAFVKKYPQSPYLPLAQFWLGNALYAQRDYKGSSYVLENMARSNPQHPKAPDALLQVATNQGESGQKAAARKTLESVVSQYPGTEQAKTAQSRLKSMR, encoded by the coding sequence ATGAATACGATGATGAAACAGCGCGCTTATGGGGCCATGCGTCGGGCCGTCCTGCTGGCGACGCTCGTCGCGGGTGGCGCCCTCACCATGGCCGGCCCGGCGGCAGCGGGGGTGTTTGACGACGATGAGGCGCGCCGCGCCATCATCGACATGCGCGACAAGTTCAACAACTTCCAGTCGACGGCTGCCCAGCGCATCGATCAGAACAGCAAGAACCTGATCGACGCGCAAAACCAGATCGAGACACTCAAATCGGAAGTGGCGCGCCTGCGCGGGCAGAACGAAGTCCTGCAGAACAGCGTCGATACGCTGACCAAGCAGCAAAAGGATTACTACGCCGACCTCGATGCGCGCCTGAAGAAGTTCGAGCCGCAGCAAGCCACGGTGGATGGCCGCGAAGGCATGGTCCAGCCGAACGAGAAGCCGGAATACGACGCTGCGCTCAAGGCGTTCCAGGGCGGGGACTTCAAGGGCGCAGGCAATCAGTTCTCGGCGTTCGTGAAGAAGTATCCCCAAAGCCCGTATCTGCCGCTCGCGCAGTTCTGGCTAGGCAACGCGCTCTATGCGCAGCGCGACTACAAGGGCTCGAGCTACGTGCTCGAGAACATGGCGCGCAGCAACCCGCAGCATCCGAAGGCGCCCGATGCGCTGCTGCAGGTGGCGACCAACCAGGGCGAGTCTGGCCAGAAGGCGGCCGCACGCAAGACGCTGGAATCGGTGGTCTCTCAGTATCCCGGCACCGAGCAGGCCAAGACGGCGCAAAGCCGTCTGAAGTCGATGCGCTGA
- the queC gene encoding 7-cyano-7-deazaguanine synthase QueC, with product MKKRAIVLLSGGLDSATVLAMANADGFETYALSMRYGQRHSSELEAAKKVAAALGAVRHEIVDLDLRKFGGSALTDDALDVPTDGAQTGIPITYVPARNTIMLSLALGWAEAVGARDLFFGANAVDYSGYPDCRPEYVAAYETLANLATKAGVEGERIRVNAPIIDMTKAEIIQAGVRLGVDYGLTVSCYKADDAGRACGVCDSCRIRKAGFEAAGVPDPTRYV from the coding sequence ATGAAAAAACGCGCCATCGTCCTGCTCTCCGGCGGGCTGGACTCTGCCACCGTGCTCGCCATGGCCAATGCGGACGGTTTTGAGACTTACGCGCTGTCGATGCGCTACGGCCAGCGCCATTCGTCCGAGTTGGAAGCAGCCAAGAAAGTGGCGGCGGCGCTCGGCGCAGTGCGACATGAAATCGTCGATCTGGACTTGCGCAAGTTCGGGGGCTCCGCGTTGACGGACGATGCGCTCGACGTGCCGACTGACGGCGCGCAGACGGGTATCCCGATCACGTATGTGCCGGCGCGCAACACGATCATGCTGTCGCTGGCGCTTGGCTGGGCCGAGGCGGTCGGCGCACGCGACCTATTCTTTGGCGCGAATGCCGTGGACTACTCCGGCTATCCGGATTGCCGCCCCGAATACGTTGCCGCTTACGAAACGCTCGCCAACCTGGCGACAAAGGCCGGTGTGGAAGGCGAGCGCATCCGAGTGAACGCACCCATCATCGACATGACCAAGGCGGAAATCATCCAGGCCGGTGTGCGGCTGGGCGTGGACTACGGCCTGACCGTGTCGTGCTACAAGGCCGACGACGCCGGCCGCGCTTGCGGCGTGTGCGATTCGTGCCGCATCCGCAAGGCCGGCTTTGAAGCCGCGGGCGTGCCCGATCCCACCCGCTACGTCTGA
- a CDS encoding YeeE/YedE family protein produces MPDIDLNVLSHTVLWGTFVLTFVFGAILQRTHFCTMGAVSDVVNIGDWNRLRMWALAIGVAMIGTGCLSWLGLIDTSKTIYTASKLLWLSSLVGGLLFGFGMVLGSGCGSKTLVRIGGGNLKSVVVFVFLGLAAYMTLKGVFGVVRVATVDSVAVALPTSQDLPSVLGHAFSGDVRMLRLVLALGIGGALSLWALLGRDFRTGDNLLGGIGVGLIIVGMWYVSGHLGYVQEDPNTLQEAFVATNSGRMEALSFVAPVSYTLEWLMFFSDTSKVLTVGIVSVLGVIAGSAAVALATRTFRWEGFANAEDTGNHIIGGILMGIGGVTALGCTIGQGLSGVSTLAIGSFIALAGIVIGAVLAFRYQMWRMEQLV; encoded by the coding sequence ATGCCCGATATCGACCTCAACGTGTTGTCCCACACAGTGCTGTGGGGCACGTTTGTGCTGACGTTCGTGTTTGGCGCGATCCTTCAGCGCACGCACTTCTGCACGATGGGCGCGGTGTCCGATGTCGTCAACATCGGCGACTGGAATCGGCTGCGCATGTGGGCGCTGGCCATCGGCGTGGCCATGATCGGCACGGGATGCCTGAGCTGGCTTGGCCTGATCGATACGAGCAAGACGATCTACACGGCGAGCAAGCTGCTGTGGCTGTCGTCGCTGGTGGGCGGGCTGTTGTTCGGCTTCGGCATGGTGCTGGGCTCGGGGTGCGGCAGCAAGACGCTGGTGCGCATCGGCGGCGGCAATCTCAAGTCGGTCGTGGTGTTCGTGTTCCTGGGGCTTGCGGCGTACATGACGCTCAAGGGCGTGTTTGGCGTGGTGCGTGTGGCAACGGTGGACAGCGTAGCCGTTGCGTTGCCGACGTCGCAGGATCTGCCGAGCGTGCTGGGCCACGCGTTCTCCGGTGATGTGCGCATGCTGCGTCTGGTGCTGGCGCTGGGGATCGGCGGGGCGCTGTCGCTGTGGGCGCTGCTGGGGCGCGATTTCCGCACGGGCGACAACCTGCTGGGCGGCATCGGCGTCGGGCTCATCATCGTCGGCATGTGGTACGTATCGGGGCATCTCGGTTACGTGCAGGAAGATCCGAACACGCTGCAGGAAGCGTTTGTGGCGACCAACAGCGGGCGCATGGAAGCGCTGAGCTTCGTGGCTCCGGTGTCGTACACGCTGGAGTGGCTGATGTTCTTCAGTGATACATCGAAGGTACTGACGGTCGGCATTGTGAGCGTGCTTGGCGTGATTGCAGGATCGGCAGCGGTGGCGCTGGCCACGCGCACGTTCCGCTGGGAGGGCTTTGCCAATGCCGAGGACACGGGCAACCACATCATTGGCGGCATCCTGATGGGCATTGGGGGCGTTACGGCGCTGGGTTGCACGATCGGGCAGGGGCTGTCGGGCGTGTCGACGCTGGCGATCGGTTCGTTCATCGCGCTGGCCGGCATCGTGATCGGTGCGGTGCTGGCGTTCCGCTACCAGATGTGGCGAATGGAGCAGCTCGTTTGA